The DNA sequence CTTTAACCGTAACCTCCGATATTTTCGGCGACAATACCGAATCCCTCCTTTTGGCTGCCGGTTTAAACGAGATTCAGGCTATAGGCAGGGCTATGGGGGCGACTCATCCCGAAACCTTTACATCGATTTCCGGAGTAGGCGACCTTGACGTAACCTGCCGAAGTAAATACGGAAGAAACCGCCGTTTCGGTAACGAAATTATCACAAAAAAGATTCTTCTTTCCTTTGAGAATTTGGACGATCTTATTAAAAATATCGATAAGATAGGCTATTTGCCGGAAGGCGTAGTGGCCTGTAAATACCTGAACATTCTTGCAGAAAAGCGTAATTTAAAGCTGCCCATATGTTCGGGGCTTTATAAAATCTTAAACAAAGAATTAAAACCTCTTGACTTAATAGAAAACTTATTACAGGGAGATACAAAGTAATGCTCGAAAATATTACCGAAAAATTCAGCGGGATAATGCGCTCTTTGAGCGGTAAATCCAAAATTACCGAAAAAAATATTGAAGATACAATCGAAGAAATAAAAACGGCCCTTTTGGATGCCGACGTAAACTTGCGCGTTGTACGCCGTTTTATAAATGCTACAGCAGAAGAAGCCAAGGGCGAAAGGGTTTTAAAATCCGTCGATCCCGGGCAGCAGTTTACAAAAATTGTATACGATAAGATGACCTCCTTTTTAGGGGACGAGAAAAAAGCCCTCGATCTAAGGGGGCCTGATACCCAATCGGTTATCCTCTTTTTAGGTCTACAAGGTTCGGGAAAGACTACCAGTGCCGCAAAATTGGCCTTAAAGCTTAAAAACGAGGGCAGAAAGCCCTTGCTGGTTGCCTGCGACCTTGTCCGACCTGCCGCCGTAGAGCAGCTTTCCGTTTTAGGCGGAAATATCAGCGTTCCGGTCTACAAGGAAGAAACTAAAGATGCGGTAAAAGTAGCAAAAAATGCTCTGGCCTTTGCCAAAAAGAACTTTTATGACACGGTCATAGTTGATACGGCAGGCCGTCTTCAAATCGATGAAGACATGATGAAGGAAATCGTCAATATTAAATCTGCCGTAAAACCTATGGAAACCATTCTTGTTGCAGATTCAATGACCGGTCAAAGTGCCGTTGATGTTGCAAAGGAATTTGACGAGCAGGTAGGGCTTTCAGGCTTAATCCTCACCAAATTCGACTCCGATACTCGAGGCGGTGCCGCCCTTTCCTTAAAGACCATAACAGGTAAGCCCATTTTTTACATAGGAACAGGCGAAAAACTCGAAGACCTTGAACCCTTTTATCCCGACCGCATTGCAAGCCGTATCTTGGGCATGGGCGACATTGTTTCTCTTGTAGAAAAGGCCCAAGCTCTTTACGACGAAGAAGAGGCGGAAAAGCTTCAAAAAAAGATGCAAAGCGAAAGTTTCAGCCTTGCAGATATGCTAATGCAGTTGGAGCAGGCCGAAAAAATGGGGCCCTTAGAGTCAATGCTCGATATGATTCCCGGGCTTTCAGGCCAAATAGATAAAGATAAGCTTGACCTTTCTCTTCTCAAACGCCAAAAAGCCATAATTCAATCGATGACCTTAAAGGAAAGAGATAATTTCCGCATTATCGGACCGCCCCGCCGTAAACGCATCGCAAAGGGCTCAGGAACCTCTGTAGGCGATGTAAACAAGCTTTTAAAGCAATTTGAAAAGACCCGTCAAATGATGCGAAAGGTGTCAAAAAACAAGGGGTTGCAAGCAAAAATGATGTCCGGCGGACTTTTCGGATAATTTTCCCCATTAAAATTAAAAGGCCTTGAAGCGTTAAGCTCAAGGCCTTTTTAGATGAACTCGGTTTATTTTTAAGAATGCATCTTTTTTTCCGATTTTGCTTGGCATTGAATACATTTTAAAGCATATGGCAGGGCCTTTAGTCTGTCTTCAGGTATATGGTCCTTGCAAGTAATACATTTTCCGTACTTACCCTCTCTTATTCTTTCCAATGCAGAATCAATCTTTTGCAGCTTTTTTACATTATTTTCTCCGATAAATTCGAGCATATCTCTATCGGTACTATATGATGCCAGATCTGCAAAGTCTTTGGGAATGCTGTTCGCTAAGGTTTCTTCATACTCCTCATCGTTTTTCTGCAATGAAGCGAGTATTTCTTCCCTCTCTTTTAGCAAATATTCGTTCATTTCCTCAATAAACTTCTTTTTCATACACATCTCCTAGTTGACAATTTTTTTAATAGACTTTAGAATTATACGACTAAATCAAGCAAAAAGCAAACGTTTTTTTTGAATTTATTCATTTTTTTGGAGGTCTTGTGGCTAAGGAAGAAGCAATTGAAGTTGAAGGTATTGTTAAGGAGTCTCTTCCCAATACTATGTTTAGGGTTGAGTTAAAAAACGGTCATGTTATTTTGGCTCATTTATCGGGAAAGATGCGGAAGCATTATATTAAAATCGTACCGGGAGATACGGTAAAAGTTGCCTTATCCCCCTATGACTTGACAAGAGGCCGAATTATCTTCAGAGAGAGATAAGCTCTAATCGAATATCGCCATATAGCCTTTCCTTATTCGGAGGACGCCCTCTGTAACAAGGGATAAGGCTAAAAGAAATCCAAAAATTCCTAAAAAGATGATACTCTTAAACAGCAGGAGACCTACTATGGTAAGTATTATGCCGCGTATAAGTATTCTGAATGCCTCACTTCTGCTAATCTTTTCTCTTTTCTTTGCATTTTCACTTCGGACCTTCCTCCAATTTTTCCACCAATTGGAGCTGAAAATGTCGTCTCCAAAGGGGTTTGTGTCTTGACCGTAAGTATAGGTTCTCGCAGAGGAGCTAAAGGGGCTTGACATACTGAGGTCGTAGTCTCTTCTTTTTTGAGGGTCAGAGAGAACGGAATAAGCCTCGCTTATATGCTTAAATTTTTCTTCAGCTACCTTGCTATCCGGGTTTTTGTCGGGATGATACTTCATAGCCAAGGCTCTATATGCCTGTTTAATTTGATCTTCATCAGCATTATTAGAAACATTCAGTGTATTGTAATAATTTTCCATTAGCCGATCACCGTTCCTTTAAAATCTTTACCGTCGAGAATATTTTCCAGATTCTCAATATCCTTTCCGGCAGCACATATAACCTTTATACCTGCTTTTTGAGCTCTTTGGCTTGCTATGGGGTCAAAGGGGGTATTTTTTCCGGGTACCCATTCCGTTCCGACTATTTTTATAAAATCTTCCCAAGAAATTGAATCGATGGGGTTTGCTTCAGGATTCTTTTTAGGATCATCGGTATAGACTTTGGCAATGTTTGAAAGATTAACAACGAGCTCACCTGAAAATCTTTCTGCAAGGACTACGGCATCATTATCCGTAGAAAAACCCGGTTTCCAGCCTGCTGCAACCAGTATTTGACCGCCGAACATATCTACTGTTGTCGGGTCATAAACGACAGGGTTGGGGCAAAGATCTTCAAAAACAGCCTTTACAAGCTGGGCATTGAGTCTTGTAGCCATTATTCCTATCCAATCTGCTTCATCATTTTTGGCAGAGGCCTTTCGTAGGTCACAAACTGTCCTATATGTGTTTTGATACTCTCTGGCAGGAGCTCCGCCCCCGATTACCATAATAATTTTTCGTGATGAATCTTGCGAAAGCCAAGTCCTGATAGTTTTTGAAAATTTATCTAAAAAATCGAAATCCGGTTTATCCGGGGCTACTATAGAGCCTCCTACCGACAAAACAGTTACCATACTATCCCTCCTCAAGGATAATTGCTTATATACTAACAACTATACATAAAAAAAAGTTTCTTAAAAATTTCAGTTAAATGCATTATATCGAATTCCGAGGCTCCGGCTGACGATAAAAGCTCAATAAAAAAGGTCTCGTTTATTTTTTTTCCTCCTTTTTTAAATAGTCCTAAGCCCGAAAGGTATTTGCATATCTGTTCCGAGTTTTCTTGAATCATCTTCATTGAAGCCTTTTGCAAGTAAATGTTTTTTTCTATGTTTGGATTATTCTTTTCTGTCAGCGGATTATTCTTTTCCGCTATATACAGGGAATAGCAAAGAATAAGCACGGCATGGGAAAGATTATAGGAGCCGAAGTCTTTTTCAGCGGGAATATTAACGGAAAAAGAGCATATATTAAGCTCTTCATCGATAAGACCTGTGCGTTCATTTCCAAAAACAAGGCCTAATCTGCCTCCGTAGAATTTTTTTAAATCAAGACAGAGGTCTTCGGGGCTTATTCCTAAATCTTTACGTTTATGACCTGTTCGTCTGCTGGTTCCTATTAAAACAGAACAATCAGATGCGGCTTTTTTTAGGCCATCGATGGTAGGAGGGTAAAAATGGGCATTTTTCCATACATTGGAGGCGTGAAGGGCCAGTTTTAAGACTTCCGTTTCATCGTAATCTTCCTTGTTTCCCGTAATTCTCAAATCCTTAAAACCGGTATTTGCCATAACTCTGCATACGGCTCCTATGTTTGCACTTGTTTCAGGTCGGCAAAGAATAATTGTTTTTTCAAAGTTCATTTTTGTATATTGCCGTCATTCAGCCCTTATGTCAAGAGAAATTAAAAAAAATCTTAAAATTTGCAAAAATAAACTACAACCTTATAAATATTAGCCGATACTGTAACTGTAAAAGGGGTTCTTTGTTATTGTATGGTATTCTTTGAATTATTAAAAGTAAAAGTTACGGAAAAATAGATTTTTTTTTGTTTTATATTTGACTTTTTTTTAAATAAAGGGTATAATAGAGTTTGGATATACTGGATTATTTCTTTATTTTGAAAATAAATCGGGAGAATTATGAGTAATAACAGTGTTATAGCCGGCTTTGATGATGAAAAAGATGATAGCTTGAAGATTCGGCTTCAAAGAGTAGATGGACTTGACAAATGCGTAGTTGTTTTTTTGAACGGCTACATTGATACCTATAACTCTGCGTTTTTTCAAAAACGCATTGCTAAGATTATAGACAGCGGTTTTATACAGATTGTATTTAACTGTGCGGCTTTAAATTACGTTTCATCCACAGGTATAGGTTCGTTTACAGCCTTTTTAAAAACAGTAAAACCAAGAGGCGGGGATATAGTCTTATTGGATATTCAGCCAAAGGTATACGAAATATTTCAGCTTTTAGGCTTTTCACAATTTTTTAATATTAAGGATGCTTTGTCTGATGCAGTGTCATTTTTCCAAAGTTCAAGTACAACTGCAAACACACAAGTATTTCCCAAAATATTTGCCTGTCCTATATGTTCAAAGAAACTCAAGGCCACTAAGGCCGGACGTTTTAGATGCTCGGAATGTAAAACTATATTGGCTATCGATAATAATGCTCAAGTCTTTTTGGGCTAAATTTTAGTTCTATTAAAATCATTGCAGTTTGTAGGCAAGTTTTCTTCAATAAAGCTTATAAACTGCAATAGGTGTTTCCAAGCTTATCTTTGAATTTCTAAAACTATTTTTATCTTACAAACGAATTAACCGAGAGCGGGGAACCTATCCATATCCCTTCGGCTCCTAGGTACTCCTTTTTTTTGCCGTTAATCAAAAACTGAACGGAGCTTACCGTGGAAAATTCGCATGCCGTAAAGACTATTTGTTCAAGCTGGGCTTGATAGGCCTCTATCCCGTATCTGTTAAATTGAAAGTCTTCGCTTATATTTACTTCTGCAACCCCGTTTTTTACCTCAATCGATAAAAGCTTTGTATCGGGAGGAATAAAGGAGCGGAATCCTTGTTTTGCTTCTTCCGTTGTGGGACCTTTAAGGAGGCTGTTTATGGCATCGGTTAAGGGTGAATCCGTTTTTACAAGCTGCCTCATAACCGGCTTTCTTACTAATTTGCCGTCCGAATCTATTTTTACCAAATAAATTTTAGCACTACGTTTTTCGGATATTTTTTCTTTTTTTTGCTCAAGTTTAGCTTCTTCTTTTTTAGATTCGTCTTTGTTTTTGGCTTCAGAGTTTTTTTTGCCGGTTTGAGTTTCCGTTTTAGCCGGTTTTTCATTTGATTTTTGAGTGCTTGGCTTTTTTTCTTCTTTAGGTTTATCCGCAGCCGTAGATTTTTCCTGTTCCGAATCTTTTTTAGCGGTTTTTTGTTCTTTTTCGACAGTTTTTTTAGGTTCGATTTTGACCTTTTCTTCAGAAGAATTTTCTTCATTTTTTTCTTCTGCTCTGATTTTTTCTATTTCGTTTTGAATGCCTTCAAGGTCTACTTCATTTTGCTTTTCTTCTTGCGGTTCTTTTTTTTGGAATATGCTTACTGCATTCGTTTTTTCAAAAACACGGGCAATATTGTCCTTGTTGATAAAAAAGAGCAGGGCAACCAATAAAATAAATGCAAGCCAAAAAAAACAGCCTAAAGATGTATTTTTCTTTCCCATAATTACCCACATAATAATATATTTTAGAAAAAAATACTATACTTTTTATAAAAAAGTATATACATAATGTTAAAAAAATTGTATAATCGTAGGATATGATAATAGCGATTGATGGACCTGCAGGCTCAGGCAAGAGTACTCTTGCAAAGATGCTTGCTGAACACTTGAACATTACATTTATGAATACGGGTAGTTTTTATAGGGCATTAGCTCTGGCTGTATTGCGTTCTTTCGGAGGCGGAAATGACGGAAGCGGCGGACAAACTCCCGATCTTTCGGATGAAGAAAAATGGACATCCTTTGCAGAAAAGACGGAACTTTTTTATATAAACGGCTCAATGTTTTTAGGTAATGAAAATGTTGAGGCTTATCTTCGAAGCGATGCTGTAGAATCCATTGTCGCCCCTCTTTCAGCTATAGTTCCTATAAGGCATATTTTAAATAAGAAAATTCGTGAAGAAGCCGCTAAAACCGGAGCTGTTTGCGAAGGGCGGGATATGACAACCGTTGTTTTTCCTAATGCCGATATTAAGTTTTATCTTGATGCTTCTGTAGAGGCCAGGGCAAAAAGGCGCTTTGATCAGGGAACAAGCAATCTTTCGCTTGAAGAAATAAAAAAAACGATTCTCGAAAGAGATGAGGTTGATAAAAACAAAAAAGAAGGGAGCTTAAAAGTAGCTCCTGACGCGGTGTATCTGGATACATCTGATTTAAATATAAATGAAGTTTATGCAAAAATGCTGGCGGAGGTGTCGGCAATAATGCCGGCATCAAAGTCGGAAAATATCAATAATAAAGGGTTATCTATGGAAAAGATGGAAGTGGTAAAGGATGTTGAAAAAGACTCCAACGGAAACATCCAAGCACAATTACAAGAGGAGTACTTAAATAATTTTGAGGCTCCTGAGGCGGGGACAATTAAAGAAGGTTATGTTGTTGCTGTAAACAACGGAACCGTTTTTGTCGATGTAGGCGGTAAATCCGAGGGTCATATTCCTTTGGATGAGTTTGATGAAGAACCTAAGGTAAACGATAAGGTAAATGTACTTATCGAAAAAACCGAAAGCTCAAACGGTCATTTATCCGTATCAAAACTCAAGGCCGATAGGCTTATTCTTCAAAAAGAGTTTAAACAGGCTTATGCCGATAAAACTCCGATTGAGGGTACTATCGCAAAGCAGGTTAGGGCCGGCTATGAGGTAAAGCTCGGCGGCGGATTGACTGCTTTTTTACCTTTGAGTCAGGCAGATGTATCCAGAGTGGAAAAGCCTGAAACCTTGGTAGGCGTAAAGTCTAAATTCTACATTGAAAAATTGAGCTTTAATTCACGCTCAGGTGAAAATATTGTTGTAAACAGGCGTAAGTACATGGAAGGGCGTACCGAAAAAGCAAGAGACGCTTTTTTTGAAAATACAAAGATAGGCGATACCGTAAAGGGAACTGTTAAGAGCTTTACCAGTTTCGGTGCCTTTATCGATTTGGGCGGTTTTGACGGCCTCTTACATATCAATGATATGAGTTGGGGCCATGTAACCCGTCCTAAGGACTTCGTAAAGAAGGGCGAGGAAATAGAGCTTAAGGTAATCCGCCTTGATCCGGAGAACAAGAGAATAAACCTCTCATTAAAGCATTTTAGTCAAGATCCTTGGCTTCAGTTTGAAGAGAAGTTCCATGTTGACGATATCGTTACCGGAACGGTTACAAAGACTACAGACTTCGGTGCCTTTATTGAATTGGATGAAGGAATCGAAGGTTTGGCCCACATCAGCGAATTCAGCTGGGTTAAAAAGATTAATAAGCCTGAAGATATCTTAAAGCCCGGAGATAAGGTAACATGTATGATTCTCGGCTACGATATTCAGGCTGGAAGAGTTTCTTTGGGTCTAAAACAGGTTACAGACAACCCATGGGATACGATTGAAGAGCGTTACCCTGTAGGAACACGCTTAACCCGAAAGGTCGTTAAAATTACAAATGCAGGCGCCTTTATTTCTCTTGAAGAAGGTATTGACGGATTTTTACATGCAGACGATATTTCATGGATTAAACGAGTAAAGCATCCCGGAAGCGAGCTTGAAGTAGGCAAAGAAATCGAAGTTATTGTTATCGAGTGCGATGCCGAATCGAGAAGAATCCGTTTGGGCATTAAACAGCTTACCGATGATCCGTGGGAAAAATTCGGAGCCGCTTATAAGGTCGGTTCTACTGTTGAAGGTGAAGTTTCCTCAATTACCGACTTCGGCGTATTTGTAAAGGTTCCCGGAGATATCGAGGGCTTAATCCACAAGCAAAATTTGGTTGAGTCCAGAGATGAAACACCTGAAGAAGCTCTTGCTAAATATGCTGTAGGAGATAAGATCAAGGCTGTGGTAATCGAAATAAATCCGAGAAACAAAAAAACCGCTTTCTCGATTAAAGATTTTAAGCGAAAACAACAGCAGGAAGAAATTTCTCAGTACATGTCAACCGAACAAGAAGATGATGATTCATCTTATACTCTTGGAGACCTTTTAAAGAATAAACCGGAGTAAATCCGTTTGTCTTATGAGTACGGTTGAGAGCATTAAAAGAGATAAGCTTAATACTCTTATAAACACAAGCTTGCTGATAAACTCAAATTATTCGGATTTGAGTGTTCTTTTGGAGAAGATTGTGGAATCGGCAATGGAAGTTGTGGAAGGGGATGCGGCGTCTCTTTTAATGCTTGAGCCGGATGGTGAAAGACTTAGGTTTGAAATTGCAATAGGTCCTAAGGGGATTGAAGCAAAAAAGATGGTGCTTGCCTTGGACGGTATTGCCGGCTGGGTTATAAAATACAATCGGAGTGCCATCATAAACGATGTATTAAGCGATCCCCGCTTTGATCCTACCGTGCAAAAGGTTACAGGTTACAAAAACCGTAATATGATTGCAGTCCCCATGCGTATTAAAGACGAATGTATCGGGGTGATTGAAGTCTTAAACAAGAGAGACGAAAAAGATTTTGATGCAGACGATTTAAACGTATTGGAACTTTTTGCTACGCAGACGGCTATTGCCTATCAAAATGCAAAGCATTATGAGAAGTCCCGGGAAGAAATTATTTGCCTTCAAGATCAGCTGGAGCAGGATAGGGGCTACCATACTTTTATTGCAAAAAGCAAGGTGATGAGCGAAAAGCTTGAGCTATGCCGTAATATAGCGGCTTCCGATGCCTCCGTACTCATATTGGGTGAGAGCGGGGTTGGAAAAGAGCTGATTGCCGAACAGCTTCACTTGAATTCGAGGCGTGTTAATAATCCCTTTATAAGGGTGAACTGTGCAGCCTTACCCGAAGGCTTGCTTGAAAGCGAGCTTTTCGGTCATGTAAGAGGGGCCTTTACGGATGCAATTTCGGATAGAAAGGGCAGGTTTGAACTGGCCGATAAGGGAACTATTTTTTTGGATGAAATAGGCGATATCCCTTTAACCTTACAGACAAAGCTTTTAAGGGTTTTGCAGGAAATGGCCTTTGAAAGAGTAGGTTCAAATAAAACTCTTACGGTTGATACCCGAATTATTGCTGCCACAAATAAAAATATAGAAGAGCTTGTAAAACTGGGGAAATTCAGATCGGATCTTTACTACCGCTTAAACGTCTTGCCGATATATATTCCGCCTCTTAGAAATAGGAAGGATGATATACAGGAGCTGGCCCATTTCTTTTTGAAGAAGTTCAGCAAAGAAGTAAAAAAGCCGTTTTTAGGTTTTTCGCCTGATGCGGAAAAGCTTATAAATGCTTATTTTTGGCCGGGAAATATTCGGGAACTTGAAAATGCCGTTGAGAGGGCCTGTGTTTTGGGTAAGCCGCCCTATATTGAGGAAAAGGATTTGCTTCTAAAATTTGAATCCTCCTCTTTTGAACCTGAGGTTAATTATTCAAATCCGGATTTAAAATCGGCCGTAAATGATTTTAAAAAATCTTTTATTGTCAAAATTTTAAATGAACATAAATGGAATCAAACAGCTGCTGCCGAAAAGCTCGGAATACAGCGTACATATTTATCGAGATTGATAAAAGAGCTCGAAATTAAGGAGATATAAAATGGTTTTGGAAGAAAATAAAGATTTGGCACAAAAAATTAATGACTTTTTAGTCCAGTATAGAAGAATAGTGCTTGGCATTTTAGTTTGTATTTTGGTTGCCGTTGCCGGTATTATTGTTTGGTTTGTAACCGCTGAAAATTCCAAGAAAACTTCGGTAACAAGTGTTGAAAAAATTATTTATGAGTTTGAAGACTTTAAACGTGAAGATCGAGCTAAAAATCCTACAGCTGAAGATGATGCCGAGGATAACGAAAAAACCGTTTCTGCAGCCGTAAAAGAAGCTGAGGACAAGGCTATTGAAGAATTAAAAACCCTTGGTTCAAAATATTCTTCTTCCTATGCCGGCTTTAGGGCAAATACTACGATAGCCGAAATTTATTTTCAGCGAAAAATGTATGAAGACGCTTTAAAATTCTATGAGCTTGCAGCAAAAGCCGTAAAAAATTCTTATATAGAAGGAGTTGCCTCTTTTAATGCTGCAGCCTGTGCTGATGAGTTAGGAGATAAAGAAAAAGCTCTCGCTTATTACGAACGAGCCTCGAAGGTTGAAAATTTTCCGCTGATTCCTAGGGCTCTTTTTAATACGGGCCGCCTGTATGAGGCTTTGTCAAAAAAAGAAGATGCCATTCTTTCTTATAACAGGCTTTTGGAAAGATATCCGCAAAATGAATGGGCACTTCTTGCAAAATCCCGTATAATTGTTCTTACAGGAAACGATAAGCAGTAAGTTATTTTAAGGATAAATTCGGTATTACCCGGTTTATCCTTAACAGAGGTCATATGCTTGGGAAAAAACTATTATGTTTATTAAGTGTTTTTATTTTTTTCTCCTGCGGTATAGATGATATTGTTTATTTGGAGCCTCCAAAATTAACTCATAATCCTACAGGATATATCGATGAAGCTCAGATGTATTTTGAGTTTGAAACCTCAGATAAAGAAAATTTAAATGCTGCTTTAGGTTTTTTTAAGGGCTTTGAAGTGTATTACCGTATTTATGAATCGAAAACAGATTGTGAAAATCTGATAAAAAATATGGTGCAATATAATGAGTCAAATCCTGCCAACTCAGTTAATTACCTACTGTCATCTTATAATTATAAGCTGTTAACCTATCAGGGACACTCCTATCAAGATAGACCTATTGTTCCGGCTTCAGGTTCTCCTGTCAACCGTAGAGTGAGATTCCGTATTGAAGCACTTACCTCCTATCCTAATGTTTTTAGTATAGACGGAACAATACAAGGTAAGGTCTTACGTCAATTCGGTGAAGACTTTACTGCTGCAAAGCGCGGGGACGATGATGTTCAGTCTTCAAGTAACCCTTCTACGAATTCATTTTATGTTGCAGTCTTTGCTGCAACTTACGGCTTTGATAAAAGCTTTCGACCTCTTTATAGCAGTCTTATTTCATTGGGTTATGTTGAAATAAAAAAGAATACATAGTTTTATATGTATAAAAAAAATACTGTATAAAAAAATACTTGAAATTTTCAATACGATATGGTAGAATCAGCGTGCGAGGCATTTTATGAAAATATTGAAGCTTTTCATTTTTTGTATTGTTTGTTTGCTTATAAGTTCATGCAGTCGAAGGTTATCTGAAGTCGATGCCGTTAAGTATAATATCGATGAAGTCTTAAATAAAAATGAACCTATTACCATAAATATTTGGCATTATTATAGTGCAAGTCAAAAAGAAAATTTTGACAGTCTTATAGATAATTTTAATGCTTCCGAGGGGGCTAAATACGGAGTGTATGTCCGTGGTATCAGAAGGGCAGGAAATGCAAGCGAAATATCTTCATTTTTAGCAGATGCTCTTTCTCAAAAACTTGGAGCAGATGAAACTCCCGATATTTTTTCGGCCTATCCCGATACGGCCTATGATTTCAACAAACAAGGTCTTTTGTTGGATTTAGCCGATTTTTTTACCGAAAAAGAAAAGGATGAATATGTAAAAAGTTTTTTATATTCCTCCGGGTTTGGAGTAAAAGATGAAATTAAACTCTTTCCTGTTGCAAAAGCTACTGAGGTTTTTGTTTTAAATAAGACTGCATGGAAGCCTTTTGCAGAAGCCATGGGCGTTTCTTACCGTGATTTAGTTACCTGGGAAGGTTTAGTAAAAGTTGCAGAATTATATCATAAGTGGACCGATTCATTAACAGCAGAGCCTAATGACGGTAAACCTTTTTTTGGGCGGGATGCATTGAGTAACTATATTTTAGTCGGTACTTATGAACTCGGCAACAGTATTTTCAATGTATTGGAAAACGGTGATGTTGAGCTTGTCTTGGATAAGAAAACCTTGCGTACCTGTTGGGATAATTATTATGTTCCGTTTGTCAAAGGTTTTTTTACTGCAAAGGGCAGGTTTAGGGCTGATGATTTAAAAACCGGAGACATCATTTCCTGTGTAACTTCGACTTCATCCGCAATAT is a window from the Treponema denticola genome containing:
- the ffh gene encoding signal recognition particle protein: MLENITEKFSGIMRSLSGKSKITEKNIEDTIEEIKTALLDADVNLRVVRRFINATAEEAKGERVLKSVDPGQQFTKIVYDKMTSFLGDEKKALDLRGPDTQSVILFLGLQGSGKTTSAAKLALKLKNEGRKPLLVACDLVRPAAVEQLSVLGGNISVPVYKEETKDAVKVAKNALAFAKKNFYDTVIVDTAGRLQIDEDMMKEIVNIKSAVKPMETILVADSMTGQSAVDVAKEFDEQVGLSGLILTKFDSDTRGGAALSLKTITGKPIFYIGTGEKLEDLEPFYPDRIASRILGMGDIVSLVEKAQALYDEEEAEKLQKKMQSESFSLADMLMQLEQAEKMGPLESMLDMIPGLSGQIDKDKLDLSLLKRQKAIIQSMTLKERDNFRIIGPPRRKRIAKGSGTSVGDVNKLLKQFEKTRQMMRKVSKNKGLQAKMMSGGLFG
- a CDS encoding TraR/DksA family transcriptional regulator, translated to MKKKFIEEMNEYLLKEREEILASLQKNDEEYEETLANSIPKDFADLASYSTDRDMLEFIGENNVKKLQKIDSALERIREGKYGKCITCKDHIPEDRLKALPYALKCIQCQAKSEKKMHS
- the infA gene encoding translation initiation factor IF-1, whose product is MAKEEAIEVEGIVKESLPNTMFRVELKNGHVILAHLSGKMRKHYIKIVPGDTVKVALSPYDLTRGRIIFRER
- a CDS encoding DnaJ domain-containing protein; this translates as MENYYNTLNVSNNADEDQIKQAYRALAMKYHPDKNPDSKVAEEKFKHISEAYSVLSDPQKRRDYDLSMSSPFSSSARTYTYGQDTNPFGDDIFSSNWWKNWRKVRSENAKKREKISRSEAFRILIRGIILTIVGLLLFKSIIFLGIFGFLLALSLVTEGVLRIRKGYMAIFD
- the pyrH gene encoding UMP kinase: MVTVLSVGGSIVAPDKPDFDFLDKFSKTIRTWLSQDSSRKIIMVIGGGAPAREYQNTYRTVCDLRKASAKNDEADWIGIMATRLNAQLVKAVFEDLCPNPVVYDPTTVDMFGGQILVAAGWKPGFSTDNDAVVLAERFSGELVVNLSNIAKVYTDDPKKNPEANPIDSISWEDFIKIVGTEWVPGKNTPFDPIASQRAQKAGIKVICAAGKDIENLENILDGKDFKGTVIG
- a CDS encoding RNA methyltransferase; amino-acid sequence: MNFEKTIILCRPETSANIGAVCRVMANTGFKDLRITGNKEDYDETEVLKLALHASNVWKNAHFYPPTIDGLKKAASDCSVLIGTSRRTGHKRKDLGISPEDLCLDLKKFYGGRLGLVFGNERTGLIDEELNICSFSVNIPAEKDFGSYNLSHAVLILCYSLYIAEKNNPLTEKNNPNIEKNIYLQKASMKMIQENSEQICKYLSGLGLFKKGGKKINETFFIELLSSAGASEFDIMHLTEIFKKLFFMYSC
- a CDS encoding STAS domain-containing protein produces the protein MSNNSVIAGFDDEKDDSLKIRLQRVDGLDKCVVVFLNGYIDTYNSAFFQKRIAKIIDSGFIQIVFNCAALNYVSSTGIGSFTAFLKTVKPRGGDIVLLDIQPKVYEIFQLLGFSQFFNIKDALSDAVSFFQSSSTTANTQVFPKIFACPICSKKLKATKAGRFRCSECKTILAIDNNAQVFLG
- a CDS encoding GerMN domain-containing protein encodes the protein MGKKNTSLGCFFWLAFILLVALLFFINKDNIARVFEKTNAVSIFQKKEPQEEKQNEVDLEGIQNEIEKIRAEEKNEENSSEEKVKIEPKKTVEKEQKTAKKDSEQEKSTAADKPKEEKKPSTQKSNEKPAKTETQTGKKNSEAKNKDESKKEEAKLEQKKEKISEKRSAKIYLVKIDSDGKLVRKPVMRQLVKTDSPLTDAINSLLKGPTTEEAKQGFRSFIPPDTKLLSIEVKNGVAEVNISEDFQFNRYGIEAYQAQLEQIVFTACEFSTVSSVQFLINGKKKEYLGAEGIWIGSPLSVNSFVR
- the rpsA gene encoding 30S ribosomal protein S1 gives rise to the protein MIIAIDGPAGSGKSTLAKMLAEHLNITFMNTGSFYRALALAVLRSFGGGNDGSGGQTPDLSDEEKWTSFAEKTELFYINGSMFLGNENVEAYLRSDAVESIVAPLSAIVPIRHILNKKIREEAAKTGAVCEGRDMTTVVFPNADIKFYLDASVEARAKRRFDQGTSNLSLEEIKKTILERDEVDKNKKEGSLKVAPDAVYLDTSDLNINEVYAKMLAEVSAIMPASKSENINNKGLSMEKMEVVKDVEKDSNGNIQAQLQEEYLNNFEAPEAGTIKEGYVVAVNNGTVFVDVGGKSEGHIPLDEFDEEPKVNDKVNVLIEKTESSNGHLSVSKLKADRLILQKEFKQAYADKTPIEGTIAKQVRAGYEVKLGGGLTAFLPLSQADVSRVEKPETLVGVKSKFYIEKLSFNSRSGENIVVNRRKYMEGRTEKARDAFFENTKIGDTVKGTVKSFTSFGAFIDLGGFDGLLHINDMSWGHVTRPKDFVKKGEEIELKVIRLDPENKRINLSLKHFSQDPWLQFEEKFHVDDIVTGTVTKTTDFGAFIELDEGIEGLAHISEFSWVKKINKPEDILKPGDKVTCMILGYDIQAGRVSLGLKQVTDNPWDTIEERYPVGTRLTRKVVKITNAGAFISLEEGIDGFLHADDISWIKRVKHPGSELEVGKEIEVIVIECDAESRRIRLGIKQLTDDPWEKFGAAYKVGSTVEGEVSSITDFGVFVKVPGDIEGLIHKQNLVESRDETPEEALAKYAVGDKIKAVVIEINPRNKKTAFSIKDFKRKQQQEEISQYMSTEQEDDDSSYTLGDLLKNKPE